One part of the Malus sylvestris chromosome 2, drMalSylv7.2, whole genome shotgun sequence genome encodes these proteins:
- the LOC126606018 gene encoding lycopene epsilon cyclase, chloroplastic, with protein MDCVAAMTASFCPTWRARRRGGLAGGKEGPFFRYGLCNKVSLLRVRASAGGEGGGVGVAVKEGFADEEDFMKGGGPELLLVQMQQKKVMEKQSKLAEKLLPIPVGDSVLDLVVIGCGPAGLALAAESAKLGLKVGLIGPDLPFTNNYGVWEDEFKDLGLEGCIEHVWQNTIVYLDGDSDPIMIDRAYGRVCRDMLHEELLRKCVESGVSYLDSRVESIVEASNGISLVSCGHNIVVSCRLATVASGAASGKLLQYEVGGPKVSVQTAYGIEVEVESNPYDPEVMVFMDYRDYMKQKVRSSEAEYPTFLYVMPMSPTRLFFEETCLASKEAMPFDLLKKKLLSRLQTMGIRITKTYEEEWSWIPVGGSLPNTEQKNLAFGAAACMVHPATGYSVARSLSEAPKYASVIATILKPDHNKAIRSRQISNENISMLAWNTLWPQERKRQRSFFLFGLALILQQDIEGIRIFFHTFFRLPTWMWQGFLGSTLSSADLILFALYMFVLAPNNLRKNLVRHLLSDPSGATMIRTYFTFH; from the exons ATGGACTGCGTTGCAGCAATGACGGCGTCGTTTTGCCCGACCTGGAGGGCGAGGAGAAGAGGAGGACTGGCGGGTGGAAAGGAAGGTCCTTTTTTCCGGTATGGTTTGTGCAACAAGGTTTCTCTGCTGCGAGTGAGAGCGAGTGCAGGAGGCGAAGGGGGCGGTGTTGGGGTGGCGGTGAAGGAAGGGTTTGCGGACGAGGAGGATTTCATGAAGGGCGGCGGGCCGGAACTGCTCTTAGTTCAAATGCAGCAGAAAAAGGTCATGGAGAAGCAGTCCAAGCTCGCTGAAAAG CTACTGCCAATACCAGTAGGAGATAGTGTTCTGGATTTGGTGGTGATTGGTTGTGGTCCGGCAGGTCTTGCTCTGGCTGCAGAATCAGCCAAGTTGGGATTAAAAGTTGGGCTTATTGGCCCTGATCTCCCTTTCACAAACAACTATGGTGTTTGGGAGGATGAATTCAAAG ATCTTGGACTAGAAGGGTGTATTGAGCATGTTTGGCAGAACACCATAGTGTATCTTGACGGTGATTCGGACCCCATTATGATTGATCGTGCGTATGGTCGTGTTTGTCGAGACATGCTACATGAGGAGCTCTTGAGAAA gtGTGTGGAGTCAGGTGTTTCGTACCTCGATTCAAGGGTGGAAAGTATTGTTGAAGCTAGCAATGGGATTAGCCTTGTATCCTGTGGCCACAATATTGTTGTTTCGTGCAG GCTTGCTACTGTTGCATCAGGAGCTGCTTCGGGGAAGCTTTTGCAGTACGAGGTGGGTGGTCCAAAGGTGTCTGTCCAAACAGCATATGGTATCGAGGTTGAG GTGGAAAGTAACCCATATGATCCCGAAGTGATGGTTTTCATGGATTATAGAGACTACATGAAACAAAAAGTTCGGTCTTCAGAAGCAGAATATCCAACGTTTCTTTATGTCATGCCCATGTCTCCGACTAGATTGTTCTTTGAG GAAACTTGCTTGGCTTCTAAAGAAGCCATGCCTTTTGATttattgaagaaaaagctcttgTCACGGTTACAGACAATGGGAATCCGTATTACAAAAACTTATGAAGAG GAATGGTCTTGGATTCCGGTTGGTGGTTCCTTACCAAATACAGAGCAAAAGAACCTAGCATTTGGTGCTGCTGCTTGCATGGTACATCCTGCCACAG GATATTCAGTTGCAAGGTCTTTGTCGGAGGCTCCAAAATACGCTTCTGTGATTGCAACTATTTTGAAGCCAGATCATAATAAGGCCATTCGCAGCCGCCAAATAAGTAATGAGAACATCTCGATGCTAG CATGGAATACACTCTGGCCGCAAGAAAGGAAACGCCAAAGATCATTCTTTCTTTTCGGACTAGCGCTTATTCTGCAGCAGGACATCGAGGGCATCAGGATATTCTTTCACACTTTCTTCCGCTTACCCACCTG GATGTGGCAGGGTTTCCTCGGCTCTACGTTGTCCTCGGCTGATCTCATCCTTTTCGCGTTGTATATGTTTGTTTTAGCACCAAATAACTTGAGAAAGAACCTCGTCAGACACCTACTTTCTGATCCTTCCGGAGCCACTATGATTAGAACCTATTTCACATTCCATTAG
- the LOC126606091 gene encoding single myb histone 4-like has product MGNPKQKWTVEEEEALRAGVRKHGTGKWKDIQKDPEFNPFLSSRSNIDLKDKWRNMTVSSTGPREKSRPKARTNPDVAVASVSVPQTSSAAPVRRDSPAAAATPARRDSPAAAPVGLDSPAAAPVGRDSPAEAPVRRDAPAATPFKREPSTETPVRRDTTPVADDSSTGLSDAIPAPVCNAMIFEALAASTDPNGLDTSAIASFIEQRNEVPQNFRRSLTGRLRRLVQQDKLEKIQQCYKVKTDPLSVMKAPAPMQNDIQPKQSQSPVYVTVGSDTLEESARAAAQSIAEAEYKSYLAAEQMKEAERISFMVEDTESMLQFANEILEQCSEGEVVMVG; this is encoded by the exons atgggaaatCCGAAGCAAAAATGGAcggtggaggaagaagaagctctGAGAGCGGGGGTTAGGAAGCACGGCACTGGCAAGTGGAAGGACATCCAGAAGGACCCCGAGTTCAACCCCTTTCTCTCTTCTCGCTCCAATATTGATCTCAAG GACAAATGGAGGAATATGACTGTTAGTAGCACGGGGCCTCGGGAAAAATCAAGGCCCAAAGCAAGAACAAACCCAGATGTTGCTGTTGCTTCAGTATCCGTTCCCcagacttcttctgctgctccAGTCAGACGCGATtcaccagcagcagcagcaaccccTGCTAGACGTGATTCACCAGCGGCAGCCCCAGTCGGACTTGATTCACCAGCTGCAGCCCCAGTCGGACGTGATTCACCAGCAGAAGCTCCAGTCAGGCGCGATGCACCAGCGGCAACTCCATTCAAACGTGAGCCATCAACAGAAACTCCAGTCAGACGCGATACAACTCCAGTTGCGGATGATTCCTCGACTGGCTTATCTGATGCAATACCTGCTCCAGT GTGCAATGCAATGATTTTCGAAGCACTTGCTGCCTCGACAGATCCAAATGGATTGGACACTAGTGCTATTGCTAGCTTTATTGAG CAAAGGAATGAGGTCCCTCAAAATTTTAGAAGGTCATTAACTGGTAGGTTGAGAAGGCTGGTTCAGCAAGACAAACTTGAAAAG ATTCAACAGTGCTACAAGGTGAAAACCGATCCCTTGAGTGTGATGAAAGCACCTGCCCCGATGCAAAATGACATCCAACCAAAGCAATCGCAGAGTCCAGTATATGTGACCGTTGGTAGTGATACGTTGGAGGAATCGGCACGGGCTGCTGCACAGAGCATTGCCGAAGCAGAATACAAATCGTATCTGGCAGCAGAACAAATGAAAGAGGCAGAGAGGATTTCTTTCATGGTTGAAGACACAGAATCAATGCTGCAGTTCGCAAACGAGATTTTGGAGCAAT GTTCAGAA